In one Haloplanus salinus genomic region, the following are encoded:
- a CDS encoding aminomethyl transferase family protein, which produces MTNNDSQALDTHPNHPEVDQSDRVLPRNLRQTGDPGIEMLVSTRVRKSPFFDKSFNEEGAWRCTVYNRVYHPRGLVEPEDGGAMKEYEALTESVTLWDVAVERQIRVKGPDAEALTDYLITRDATSIEPMKGKYVLLCNEDGGILNDPVLLRVAEDEFWFSISDSTLMQWIQGVNVGMDFDVEVDEIDVAPVQIQGPLSEDVMVEVVGEEVSEIPYYGLMDTQINGCDVLVSQTGFSGEKGFEVYVKDASKNAERVWDPVMEEVKNHGGRQIAPGHHRRIAAGILSWGQDMDHETSPFQVNLGYQVPDDKEGDYIGKEELERQKELIDDGEYPFNLKLVGLKIAGEPIREYAPDFWIVSDPETGEECGYMTSPWWNPELETNIGLGFVPAEKLEAETDALLNDEIYEHDLDLEFEVHLPDEYAEEGGEPAFATVAEVPFKESVNPSAREQAKLNARKESEE; this is translated from the coding sequence ATGACGAACAACGACTCCCAGGCGCTCGACACACACCCGAACCATCCGGAGGTCGACCAGTCGGACCGCGTACTGCCGCGGAACCTTCGCCAGACTGGCGACCCGGGAATCGAGATGCTCGTTTCGACCCGCGTCCGCAAGTCCCCGTTCTTCGACAAATCGTTCAACGAGGAGGGAGCGTGGCGCTGCACCGTCTACAACCGTGTTTACCATCCGCGAGGCCTCGTCGAACCCGAAGACGGCGGCGCGATGAAGGAGTACGAGGCGCTGACCGAGAGCGTGACGCTGTGGGACGTGGCCGTGGAGCGACAGATTCGCGTCAAAGGCCCGGACGCGGAGGCGCTTACGGACTATCTGATCACGCGTGACGCGACGAGCATCGAGCCGATGAAAGGCAAGTACGTCCTCCTGTGTAACGAGGACGGCGGCATCCTCAACGACCCGGTCCTCCTGCGCGTCGCGGAGGACGAGTTCTGGTTCTCCATCTCCGACTCGACGCTGATGCAGTGGATTCAGGGCGTCAACGTCGGCATGGACTTCGACGTCGAGGTCGACGAAATCGACGTGGCACCGGTGCAGATTCAGGGGCCGCTCTCGGAGGACGTGATGGTGGAAGTCGTCGGCGAGGAAGTGTCCGAGATTCCGTACTACGGTCTCATGGACACCCAGATCAACGGCTGTGACGTGCTGGTGAGCCAGACCGGCTTCTCCGGCGAGAAGGGCTTCGAAGTCTACGTCAAGGACGCGAGTAAGAACGCCGAACGCGTCTGGGACCCGGTGATGGAGGAGGTCAAGAACCACGGCGGCCGACAGATCGCCCCCGGTCACCACCGCCGCATCGCGGCCGGCATCCTCTCGTGGGGCCAGGATATGGACCACGAAACCTCGCCGTTCCAGGTCAACCTCGGCTATCAAGTGCCCGACGACAAGGAGGGCGACTACATCGGCAAGGAGGAGCTGGAGCGACAGAAGGAACTGATCGACGACGGCGAGTATCCGTTCAACCTCAAGCTCGTCGGCCTGAAGATTGCGGGCGAGCCGATCCGCGAATACGCCCCCGACTTCTGGATCGTCTCCGACCCCGAGACGGGCGAGGAGTGTGGCTACATGACGTCGCCGTGGTGGAACCCGGAGCTGGAGACGAACATCGGTCTCGGCTTCGTGCCCGCCGAGAAGCTGGAGGCGGAGACCGACGCCCTGCTCAACGACGAGATCTACGAGCACGACCTCGACCTCGAGTTCGAGGTCCACCTCCCCGACGAGTACGCCGAGGAGGGCGGTGAGCCGGCGTTCGCGACGGTCGCGGAGGTGCCGTTCAAGGAGTCGGTCAACCCGAGTGCCCGCGAACAGGCGAAGCTGAACGCCCGGAAGGAGAGCGAGGAGTAA
- a CDS encoding GcvT family protein, with protein MSDRNTLPSDAGTVVVGAGIVGCNLAYQLTELGRDDVVVVDQGPMPTTGGSSTHAPGIMFQTAEPKVLSKFANYSRRLYSDLEGQDGQQAYKEVGGIEVARSEERMDFLQRRVEHATAWGIEDPQLLTPEEVTDHLPLVDADRILGGYYSPTDGQASGVVACDALARRAMDGGAEFVPHTRTEDIELDADGDVRAVVTENGTVACDEVVVATNIWARQLGEKLDVHLPVAPVEHQYTMTESLDELADNAQDVTDHPLFEGYENVSGEKAKRLLANPDRPILRDQDNAMYYRTHGDAYGIGSYNHEPVVPDPDDLGGNDPDGNQASVHDFSERFMNEATHPDRPDKAPRTASDELVPATKDKELEFKYNGMFAESPNGLPIMGPVQGTGGLWVASAIWITHAGGAAKALAEWMETGIPRLPDGPIDLAHCDVNRFDAHEGSWDFTRDIGGEEYRIVYNIMHPKWVWEGKQRDIRRTPMYHAHERRDAELWASAGWEEPQWFESNADLVERYEGRIPDRDGWEAKYWSPIEGAEHLHVREHVGLHDMTAFNKMEVVGPDADAFVQRLCTNDVDLDVGQVRYTLMCNEAGGVRADITVTRTDDDRYLLLTTGREVGNNHVAWVREQAPEGVVVNDVTSSLAAMVCTGPDARNVLSKVADTDLSDDAFPFFTSQQFYVKNVPVTALRVSYAGELGWELYTPSEYGETLWEHIMDAGEEYDIRPYGNGALDSLRIEKGFRLWGEDLHTEHNPYEAGLGFAVDLETDFVGKEAVAAAANGDNIRHEVAPLTLDDPEAAILAHRPVFDPETDEAIGYVHSAEYGYSVGACVAYTYLPPEFAAPGTDVEVLYEGETYAATVEEEPLI; from the coding sequence ATGAGTGATAGGAACACGCTTCCGAGCGACGCCGGCACCGTCGTCGTCGGGGCCGGTATCGTCGGGTGCAACCTCGCGTATCAGCTCACCGAGTTGGGGCGGGACGACGTGGTCGTCGTCGATCAGGGACCGATGCCGACGACCGGCGGGTCCTCGACGCACGCGCCGGGCATCATGTTCCAGACGGCCGAACCGAAGGTCCTCTCGAAGTTCGCGAACTACAGCCGACGGCTTTACTCCGACCTCGAAGGCCAGGACGGTCAGCAGGCGTACAAGGAAGTCGGCGGCATCGAGGTCGCCCGGAGCGAGGAGCGCATGGACTTCCTCCAGCGACGGGTCGAACACGCGACGGCGTGGGGCATCGAGGATCCGCAACTGCTCACGCCGGAGGAGGTAACCGACCACCTACCGCTCGTCGACGCGGACCGCATCCTCGGGGGCTACTACTCCCCGACCGACGGACAGGCCTCGGGCGTCGTCGCCTGTGACGCCCTAGCCCGGCGGGCGATGGACGGCGGCGCCGAGTTCGTCCCGCACACACGGACGGAGGACATCGAACTCGACGCCGACGGCGACGTGCGAGCCGTCGTCACCGAGAACGGCACCGTCGCGTGCGACGAGGTGGTCGTCGCGACGAACATCTGGGCGCGGCAGTTGGGCGAGAAACTCGACGTCCACCTGCCGGTCGCCCCCGTCGAGCACCAGTACACGATGACGGAGTCGCTCGACGAACTCGCCGACAACGCACAGGACGTCACCGACCACCCGCTCTTCGAGGGGTACGAGAACGTCTCCGGCGAGAAGGCGAAACGCCTGCTCGCCAACCCCGACCGCCCCATCCTGCGCGACCAGGACAACGCGATGTACTACCGGACCCACGGCGACGCCTACGGTATCGGCTCGTACAACCACGAGCCGGTGGTTCCGGACCCGGACGACCTGGGCGGGAACGACCCCGACGGCAACCAGGCGTCGGTCCACGACTTCTCCGAGCGGTTCATGAACGAGGCGACGCATCCGGACCGCCCGGACAAGGCCCCGCGAACCGCCAGCGACGAACTCGTCCCCGCGACGAAGGACAAGGAGTTGGAGTTCAAGTACAACGGGATGTTCGCCGAATCGCCGAACGGCCTTCCGATCATGGGGCCGGTACAGGGGACGGGCGGCCTGTGGGTCGCCTCGGCCATCTGGATCACCCACGCGGGCGGCGCGGCCAAGGCGCTCGCGGAGTGGATGGAGACCGGCATCCCGCGGCTCCCCGACGGGCCTATCGACCTCGCACACTGCGACGTGAACCGGTTCGACGCCCACGAAGGGTCGTGGGACTTCACCCGCGACATCGGCGGCGAGGAGTACCGCATCGTCTACAACATCATGCATCCCAAGTGGGTCTGGGAGGGCAAACAGCGCGACATCCGGCGCACGCCGATGTACCACGCCCACGAGCGCCGCGACGCCGAACTCTGGGCCTCCGCCGGCTGGGAGGAACCCCAGTGGTTCGAGTCCAACGCCGACCTCGTGGAACGATACGAGGGGCGGATTCCCGACCGGGACGGCTGGGAGGCGAAGTACTGGTCGCCCATCGAGGGCGCCGAGCACCTCCACGTCCGCGAACACGTCGGGCTTCACGACATGACCGCGTTCAACAAGATGGAGGTGGTCGGTCCCGACGCCGACGCCTTCGTCCAGCGACTCTGTACGAACGACGTGGACCTCGACGTGGGGCAGGTCCGCTACACGCTGATGTGCAACGAGGCGGGCGGCGTCCGCGCCGACATCACCGTCACGCGGACCGACGACGACCGCTACCTCCTGCTCACCACCGGCCGTGAGGTCGGTAACAATCACGTCGCGTGGGTGCGCGAACAGGCGCCCGAGGGCGTCGTCGTCAACGACGTGACCTCCTCGTTGGCGGCGATGGTCTGTACCGGGCCGGACGCCCGGAACGTCCTCTCGAAGGTCGCGGATACGGACCTCTCCGACGACGCCTTCCCCTTCTTCACGAGCCAGCAGTTCTACGTGAAGAACGTCCCGGTGACCGCCCTGCGCGTGTCTTACGCGGGCGAACTCGGGTGGGAGCTCTACACCCCCTCGGAGTACGGCGAGACGCTCTGGGAACACATCATGGACGCGGGCGAGGAGTACGACATCCGCCCCTACGGCAACGGGGCGCTCGACTCCCTCCGTATCGAGAAGGGGTTCCGGCTGTGGGGCGAGGACCTCCACACCGAACACAACCCCTACGAGGCGGGACTCGGCTTCGCCGTCGACCTCGAGACCGACTTCGTCGGAAAGGAGGCCGTCGCGGCCGCCGCCAACGGCGACAACATCCGGCACGAGGTGGCGCCCCTGACCCTCGACGACCCCGAAGCGGCGATCCTCGCCCACCGGCCGGTGTTCGACCCCGAAACCGACGAGGCCATCGGCTACGTCCACTCCGCCGAGTACGGCTACTCCGTCGGCGCCTGCGTCGCGTACACCTACCTCCCACCGGAGTTCGCGGCGCCGGGCACCGACGTGGAGGTCCTGTACGAGGGCGAGACGTACGCCGCGACCGTCGAAGAGGAGCCGCTGATTTAG
- a CDS encoding GcvT family protein translates to MSGDVPSSAATVIVGAGAVGCSVAYHLSELGAEDVVVVDQGPLPVTGGSSTHAPGIMFQTSPSKLQTKTAHYTSRLLKDAGVYDEVGGIEVARSEERMDFLQRRVEHATAYGLPDPQLLSPAEVTEYLPLVNEEEILGGYYSPTDGRVDGIAALRWYIEQSNADFYGHTSVTDFDVSGGEITAVETDRGRIDCGRCVLATNNWGYKTGQLAGLDLPIAPVEHQYAVTEPLPELADAEPTARVDTGDFEVPGDHRIADAMSRGPTRPVGRDQDNSLYFRTHGDSIGLGSYNHESLTVDPDAMGENTERRQASVRDFTDEHWERATHPDRDKSPKRAFEELLPVTEGKSFEATENGIFVFTPDGMPVLGETNAVDDLWTALAIWWTHSGGYGKILAEWMETGVPTLPSGPVETGGIHVDRFGPHAGEKDYFVDRGATQYRQVYNIVEPRWQPDDHRGLRRSPFYAQQEALGAEFYQAGGWETPQWYESNADLVDRYADAIPDQEGWQAVNRSPIEGAEHLHTREHVSMFDMTSFSSIVVEGTGAVDFLQRLCTNDVDVDAGQVRYSLLCNEGGQILADVTVVRLGPEEFVVTTGGGNSPGIHGGRLEQHAPETVSVTVEEGARSTIGLWGPKSRLLLQRVTDADVSAEGFPYFSAKRIYVGDVPVLALRVSYVGELGWELWAPTEYGSRLWETLWEAGQDLDVRPMGGGALESMRLEKGYRLWGTDIDSDADPFSAGLGFAVDMDTDFVGREALTEVQASGPDSRLTPLTLDDSTDVVLGGRPVLDGDESLGYVVAGDYGYSVGESIAYAYLPSEYADAGTAVQVMCEGATYDATVRDEPLFDAGRSKIRR, encoded by the coding sequence ATGAGCGGAGACGTTCCCTCTTCGGCGGCGACGGTCATCGTCGGTGCGGGCGCCGTCGGCTGTAGCGTCGCCTACCATCTTTCGGAGCTCGGCGCCGAGGACGTCGTCGTCGTCGACCAGGGACCGCTCCCGGTCACCGGTGGGTCTTCGACGCACGCGCCGGGCATCATGTTCCAGACGTCGCCGTCGAAGCTCCAGACGAAGACGGCCCACTACACCAGCCGCCTCCTGAAAGACGCCGGCGTCTACGACGAGGTGGGCGGCATCGAAGTCGCCCGCAGCGAGGAGCGGATGGACTTCCTCCAACGCCGGGTCGAACACGCCACCGCCTACGGCTTGCCCGATCCGCAACTCCTCTCGCCCGCGGAGGTGACGGAGTACCTCCCGCTGGTGAACGAGGAGGAGATTCTGGGTGGTTACTACTCGCCAACCGACGGCCGGGTCGACGGCATCGCCGCCCTCCGGTGGTACATCGAGCAGTCGAACGCCGACTTCTACGGCCACACGTCCGTGACGGACTTCGACGTCTCGGGTGGCGAGATTACGGCCGTCGAGACGGATCGCGGCCGCATCGACTGTGGCCGCTGCGTACTCGCGACGAACAACTGGGGGTACAAGACGGGGCAGCTCGCGGGGCTCGACCTGCCCATCGCGCCCGTCGAACACCAGTACGCCGTCACCGAGCCGCTGCCGGAACTGGCCGACGCGGAGCCGACGGCCCGCGTCGACACGGGGGACTTCGAAGTGCCCGGCGACCACCGCATCGCCGACGCCATGAGCCGCGGCCCGACCCGGCCGGTCGGCCGCGACCAAGACAACTCGCTGTACTTCCGGACCCACGGCGACTCCATCGGCCTCGGCTCGTACAACCACGAGTCGCTGACGGTCGACCCCGACGCGATGGGGGAGAACACGGAGCGGCGACAGGCGTCGGTCCGCGACTTCACCGACGAACACTGGGAGCGCGCGACTCACCCCGACCGCGACAAATCGCCCAAGCGGGCGTTCGAGGAGCTGCTCCCGGTCACCGAGGGGAAATCGTTCGAGGCCACGGAGAACGGTATCTTCGTGTTCACGCCCGACGGGATGCCGGTCCTGGGCGAGACGAACGCCGTCGACGACCTGTGGACCGCCCTCGCAATCTGGTGGACCCACTCCGGTGGCTACGGCAAGATCCTCGCGGAGTGGATGGAGACGGGCGTTCCGACGCTCCCGTCCGGGCCGGTCGAAACCGGCGGCATCCACGTCGACCGGTTCGGACCCCACGCCGGCGAGAAGGACTACTTCGTCGATCGGGGGGCGACGCAGTACCGGCAGGTCTACAACATCGTCGAACCGCGCTGGCAGCCCGACGACCACCGCGGCCTGCGGCGCAGTCCGTTCTACGCCCAGCAGGAGGCGCTCGGCGCCGAGTTCTACCAGGCCGGCGGCTGGGAGACGCCGCAGTGGTACGAGTCGAACGCCGACTTGGTGGATCGATACGCGGACGCGATCCCCGACCAGGAGGGGTGGCAGGCCGTCAACCGATCCCCCATCGAGGGTGCCGAACACCTCCACACCCGCGAGCACGTGTCGATGTTCGACATGACCTCGTTCAGCTCCATCGTCGTCGAGGGTACGGGCGCCGTCGACTTCCTCCAGCGGCTGTGTACCAACGACGTGGACGTCGACGCGGGTCAGGTCCGCTACTCCCTGCTCTGCAACGAGGGGGGGCAGATACTGGCTGACGTGACCGTCGTCCGACTCGGTCCCGAGGAGTTCGTCGTGACGACCGGCGGCGGCAACTCGCCGGGCATCCACGGCGGCCGGCTCGAACAGCACGCCCCGGAGACGGTGTCGGTCACCGTCGAAGAGGGCGCCCGATCCACCATCGGGCTGTGGGGGCCGAAGTCCCGGCTCCTGCTCCAGCGAGTCACCGACGCGGACGTGTCCGCCGAGGGCTTCCCGTATTTCAGTGCGAAGCGCATCTACGTGGGCGACGTCCCCGTCCTCGCGCTCCGGGTGTCATACGTCGGCGAACTCGGCTGGGAGCTGTGGGCCCCCACCGAGTACGGCTCGCGCCTCTGGGAGACGCTGTGGGAGGCGGGGCAGGACCTCGACGTGCGACCGATGGGCGGCGGCGCCCTCGAATCGATGCGCTTGGAGAAGGGGTACCGACTCTGGGGGACCGACATCGACAGCGACGCCGACCCCTTCTCGGCCGGTCTCGGCTTCGCCGTCGACATGGACACCGACTTCGTCGGCCGGGAGGCGTTGACCGAGGTGCAGGCGTCCGGACCGGACAGTCGGCTCACGCCGCTGACGCTCGACGACTCGACCGACGTCGTGCTCGGCGGGCGGCCGGTTCTCGACGGGGACGAGTCGCTCGGCTACGTCGTCGCCGGTGACTACGGCTACAGCGTCGGCGAGTCCATCGCCTACGCGTATCTCCCGAGCGAGTACGCCGACGCCGGCACGGCCGTGCAGGTCATGTGCGAGGGGGCGACCTACGACGCGACCGTGCGGGACGAACCGCTGTTCGACGCGGGCCGATCGAAGATTCGTAGATAA
- a CDS encoding BCCT family transporter, which produces MAESDDATGEMSEGLQVELFHPESDREPGDTNIQRFGFDIHPVVFPIALVIIALFIAVTVLLGDQAASVYTTLFNFIGENFGWFYLLAVNLFIVVLLYFAFSRYGKIKIGGVEAEKEFSDFSWMAMLFSAGMGIGLMFFSVSEPLYYFQNVPGFFGAEAGTGAAASAAMAQTFFHWGFHPWAVYGLVGLGLAFFSFNRGLPLTFRSIFWPLLGDRIYGWPGHVIDLVTVFATLFGLATSLGLGVAQVNQGLSYVGGDLLGLFSVPTTPLVQVLLIAGITGIATLSVAAGLDGGVKRLSTINLYLMLALLSFLLIVGPTVYILGSWVEGLGVYFNNILALGFFRGTLAPGGGTVTAWTVFYWGWWIAWSPFVGMFIARISKGRTVRQFVMGVLVLPAMFSTIWLSTFGGAALFNSLQGNGAALATYNELGQTVAMFAMLEQFPLGAISGILATLLVITFFVTSSDSGSLVIDHLTSGGKHDVPRAQRIFWAVTEGAVAAILLYGGGLTALQTAAITTGLPFAVILCLMCYTVYLGLSNEYEILESEEFAETIQELTDRENVDVVTAGNEMVTDVRDGDDAASGD; this is translated from the coding sequence ATGGCTGAATCAGACGACGCGACCGGAGAGATGTCCGAGGGGCTACAGGTAGAGCTGTTCCACCCCGAATCGGACCGCGAACCCGGTGACACCAACATTCAGCGGTTCGGATTCGACATCCACCCCGTCGTCTTCCCCATCGCGTTGGTCATCATCGCGCTGTTCATCGCGGTCACCGTGCTCCTCGGTGACCAGGCCGCGTCGGTGTACACGACGCTGTTCAACTTCATCGGCGAGAACTTCGGCTGGTTCTACCTGCTCGCGGTGAACCTCTTCATCGTCGTCCTCCTCTATTTCGCCTTCAGCAGGTACGGCAAGATCAAGATCGGTGGCGTCGAAGCGGAGAAGGAGTTCAGCGACTTCTCGTGGATGGCGATGCTGTTCAGCGCCGGCATGGGCATCGGCCTCATGTTCTTCAGCGTCTCCGAGCCCCTGTACTACTTCCAGAACGTGCCCGGCTTCTTCGGTGCGGAAGCCGGAACCGGGGCGGCGGCGTCGGCGGCGATGGCCCAGACGTTCTTCCATTGGGGCTTCCACCCGTGGGCCGTCTACGGTCTCGTCGGCCTCGGTCTCGCGTTCTTCTCGTTCAACCGCGGCCTGCCGCTCACCTTTCGGTCGATCTTCTGGCCCCTGCTCGGCGACCGTATCTACGGCTGGCCGGGGCACGTCATCGACCTCGTGACGGTGTTCGCGACGCTGTTCGGCCTCGCCACCTCGCTCGGCCTCGGCGTGGCGCAGGTGAACCAGGGCCTCTCGTACGTCGGCGGAGACCTACTCGGCCTCTTCTCCGTCCCGACGACCCCGCTCGTTCAGGTGCTCCTCATCGCGGGCATCACCGGCATCGCGACGCTCTCGGTCGCCGCCGGCCTCGACGGTGGGGTCAAACGCCTGAGCACCATCAACCTCTATCTGATGCTCGCCCTGCTCAGCTTCCTCCTGATCGTGGGACCGACGGTGTACATCCTCGGTTCGTGGGTCGAGGGGCTCGGCGTCTACTTCAACAACATCCTCGCGCTCGGGTTCTTCCGTGGCACCCTCGCCCCTGGCGGCGGCACGGTCACCGCCTGGACCGTCTTCTACTGGGGCTGGTGGATCGCGTGGTCGCCGTTCGTCGGCATGTTCATCGCCCGCATCTCGAAGGGTCGGACCGTCCGGCAGTTCGTGATGGGCGTGCTCGTGCTGCCGGCGATGTTCTCCACCATCTGGCTCTCGACGTTCGGCGGCGCCGCCCTCTTCAACTCGCTGCAGGGGAACGGCGCGGCGCTCGCGACGTACAACGAACTCGGCCAGACGGTCGCCATGTTCGCCATGCTCGAACAGTTCCCGCTCGGTGCCATCTCGGGCATCCTCGCGACCCTTCTGGTGATCACCTTCTTCGTCACCTCGTCCGACTCCGGGTCGCTGGTCATCGACCACCTGACCTCCGGCGGCAAACACGACGTGCCCCGCGCCCAGCGCATCTTCTGGGCCGTCACCGAGGGCGCCGTCGCCGCCATCCTCCTCTACGGCGGCGGCCTGACCGCGCTCCAGACGGCGGCGATCACTACCGGTCTCCCCTTCGCCGTCATCCTCTGTCTGATGTGTTACACCGTCTATCTCGGGCTCAGCAACGAGTACGAAATCCTCGAATCCGAGGAGTTCGCCGAAACCATCCAGGAACTCACTGACCGCGAGAACGTCGACGTGGTGACGGCCGGCAACGAGATGGTAACCGACGTCAGGGACGGCGACGACGCGGCCAGCGGCGACTGA